The Ignavibacteriota bacterium genome contains a region encoding:
- a CDS encoding adenosylhomocysteinase, translating into MPTPSKKNYKVKDIRLATEGRMKIQWAESRMPVLMALREKYSKTKPLKGFRIAGCLHVTKETAVLVETLSAAGADVSWSGCNPLSTNDEVAAALAANGTSIYAWHGMSVKEFYWAIERTLDFKPNLTLDDGADLIFTIHSKHRDLIPAVLGGTEETTTGVHRLRSMAAAGELKYPIIAVNDAETKWDFDNVYGTGQSTLDGILRATSVLFAGKNVVVAGFGHCGRGVAERAKGLGANTIVTEVKATAALKATLEGHEVMTMDQAAKVGDIFITATGVKDVIRDRHFRSMKDGAIVCNTGHYDCEINIPELDAVAKSKRTIRTNNEEYLMKDGRRIYLLAQGRLVNLAAAEGHPSEVMDMSFANQFMAQLRIAELAKKGKRLDVGVHDIPVEQDQEIAGIKLRTMGYRIDKLTAEQRAYMDDYSAGT; encoded by the coding sequence ATGCCTACACCCAGCAAGAAGAACTACAAAGTCAAGGACATCCGCCTCGCCACGGAAGGCCGCATGAAGATCCAGTGGGCCGAGAGCCGCATGCCCGTTCTCATGGCTCTGCGCGAAAAATACAGCAAGACCAAGCCCCTGAAGGGTTTCCGCATCGCCGGCTGCCTGCACGTCACGAAAGAGACGGCGGTGCTGGTCGAGACACTCTCCGCGGCCGGCGCCGACGTGAGCTGGAGCGGGTGCAATCCATTGTCGACAAACGACGAAGTCGCCGCCGCTCTCGCGGCAAACGGCACCTCCATCTATGCGTGGCACGGCATGAGCGTGAAGGAATTCTACTGGGCCATCGAGCGGACACTCGACTTCAAGCCCAATCTTACGCTCGATGACGGCGCGGATCTCATCTTCACCATTCACAGCAAACATCGCGACCTCATTCCCGCGGTGCTCGGCGGCACCGAGGAAACAACCACCGGCGTGCACCGCCTCCGTTCCATGGCCGCGGCCGGCGAACTCAAGTATCCGATCATCGCCGTGAACGATGCGGAGACCAAGTGGGACTTCGACAACGTCTACGGCACGGGGCAGTCGACTCTCGACGGCATTCTCCGCGCCACGAGCGTGTTGTTCGCAGGCAAAAACGTGGTCGTCGCGGGCTTCGGACATTGCGGCCGCGGTGTTGCCGAGCGCGCGAAGGGACTCGGTGCAAACACCATTGTGACCGAGGTGAAAGCCACAGCCGCGCTGAAGGCGACCCTCGAAGGCCACGAAGTGATGACGATGGACCAGGCCGCGAAGGTCGGCGACATCTTTATCACCGCGACGGGCGTGAAGGACGTGATCCGCGACCGCCACTTCCGTTCGATGAAGGACGGCGCCATCGTGTGCAACACCGGCCACTACGATTGCGAGATCAACATCCCCGAACTCGACGCCGTCGCCAAATCCAAGCGTACCATCCGTACGAACAACGAAGAGTATCTCATGAAAGACGGACGCCGCATCTATCTGCTTGCGCAGGGCCGTCTTGTCAATCTCGCCGCGGCGGAAGGACATCCCTCGGAAGTGATGGACATGTCGTTCGCCAACCAGTTCATGGCACAGCTCCGCATCGCCGAACTCGCGAAGAAGGGCAAGCGCCTCGACGTAGGAGTGCACGACATCCCCGTCGAGCAGGACCAGGAAATCGCAGGCATCAAGCTCCGCACCATGGGCTACCGCATCGACAAGCTCACGGCCGAGCAGCGCGCGTATATGGACGATTACAGCGCGGGTACCTGA
- a CDS encoding fumarylacetoacetate hydrolase family protein has product MAHAVLLPSRRSVGINTIFCIGRNYARHAAELGNTTEESPVVFLKPVSSVIHEGSAIVLPAISSNVHHEAELVVLIGRGGRHITRENALQHVAGYAVGLDLTARDVQDALKAKGLPWTIAKGFDTSACLSDFIDAAQLPDPTELSFTLHVNGVLRQDGSTTMMLFPVEHIISYLSSIFTLTEGDLIFTGTPEGVARIDPGDELVVALNGGPSARFIVSKA; this is encoded by the coding sequence ATGGCACACGCAGTTCTTCTTCCTTCGCGCCGCAGCGTCGGCATCAATACAATTTTCTGCATCGGCCGCAACTATGCGCGGCACGCAGCCGAGCTGGGTAACACGACCGAGGAGAGTCCGGTCGTGTTCCTGAAACCCGTATCCTCCGTGATACACGAGGGCAGCGCCATCGTACTGCCCGCCATCTCATCCAACGTGCATCACGAAGCCGAGCTTGTTGTGCTGATCGGCAGAGGCGGCCGACACATCACACGCGAGAATGCCCTGCAGCACGTCGCCGGGTATGCTGTGGGCCTCGATCTCACCGCGCGCGACGTGCAGGACGCCCTCAAGGCGAAAGGACTGCCCTGGACCATCGCAAAGGGTTTTGACACCTCGGCGTGCCTCTCCGATTTCATCGATGCCGCGCAGCTCCCCGATCCGACGGAACTTTCGTTCACCCTGCATGTGAACGGGGTGTTACGGCAGGACGGCAGCACCACGATGATGCTTTTTCCGGTGGAGCACATCATTTCATACCTCAGTTCCATTTTTACGCTCACGGAGGGCGACCTCATTTTCACCGGAACCCCCGAAGGCGTGGCACGCATCGACCCGGGTGATGAACTGGTGGTGGCGTTGAACGGCGGACCCTCGGCCCGCTTCATTGTGTCGAAGGCATGA
- a CDS encoding M23 family metallopeptidase yields the protein MRLMLVLAVLAGGYAGLQLSRPSTAVAPPREDVEAWRKSVRVETDWNDYIWPTNAGTVRTSSFGEFRSNHFHAGIDVSTGNQTGFDVYASRAGWVHSITFQPGGYGWLLILRHADGYYTVYAHLKGFPKKIRDAYRAKLAELGRSYGLAEFRANECPVTKKEVVAYTGDTGAGPPHLHFEVRDRDYNPVHPELAQHIRTVDSIAPELRQLCFMPLDAFSTVEGSASPQTFSVVKGSDGTFKISRPVRITGRVGVLLRAHDRANGAQDYPTPYLINTALNDTPHFEARFDRIQEKNSWHIRIDRDHWMMKEQKGEFRKLYREEGSDLAVYYAFTADNGALVSDKLKAGDNALRITAADIAGNKAVLRVLVQAAPAIHPQPVASTRPGTVTVARDFLYGEIVYTVKASAPFTKVPEVTLAQGSEKLRAVVRLVNPTQARAVLAPPPAFGGTVRAELHAEVGGNSETWSEEYTMFPVSSAQGGRIVSPDGKFRMQFVKGDVYRSLICTVSETRDEQGTTYHVFPDDMPLGGRPRVSIECGDSKGAFIKAQSQHAFLKFDRQDGGDPGVVSGVFGRMLASYRVKRDIEGPSIVLSAPARGRITARISDTSSGVDPNSIVLKIGNDIVPLEYSEGQKFYFVPSDVSVSKLKGPVTLTASDLLGNKRTVGG from the coding sequence ATGCGACTGATGCTTGTTCTCGCCGTTCTTGCCGGCGGGTATGCCGGTCTGCAACTCTCCCGCCCGAGTACTGCCGTTGCTCCTCCGCGTGAAGATGTCGAAGCATGGCGCAAGTCGGTGCGTGTCGAGACCGATTGGAACGACTACATCTGGCCGACGAATGCCGGCACGGTGCGCACATCGTCCTTCGGCGAGTTCCGCTCGAATCACTTCCACGCCGGCATCGATGTGAGTACGGGCAATCAGACCGGCTTCGACGTCTATGCGTCGCGCGCGGGGTGGGTGCATTCCATCACGTTTCAACCGGGCGGATACGGTTGGTTGTTGATTCTGCGACATGCCGACGGCTACTACACCGTGTACGCGCATCTGAAGGGCTTCCCAAAAAAGATCCGTGACGCCTACCGCGCAAAACTCGCGGAATTGGGCCGCAGCTACGGGCTCGCGGAGTTCCGCGCCAACGAGTGTCCCGTCACGAAGAAGGAAGTCGTCGCGTACACGGGCGACACCGGCGCGGGTCCGCCGCACCTGCACTTCGAGGTGCGCGACCGCGACTACAATCCGGTGCACCCGGAACTCGCACAACACATCCGCACTGTCGACAGTATTGCGCCCGAGCTGCGGCAGCTCTGCTTTATGCCGCTCGACGCCTTCTCGACAGTGGAGGGATCAGCGTCACCGCAGACGTTTTCCGTGGTGAAAGGCAGCGACGGAACATTCAAGATATCGCGTCCCGTGCGGATCACCGGGCGCGTGGGAGTGCTGCTCCGCGCGCACGACCGCGCCAACGGGGCGCAGGATTATCCCACACCCTACCTCATCAACACCGCGCTCAACGACACGCCGCATTTTGAGGCGCGCTTCGACCGTATCCAGGAAAAAAACTCCTGGCACATCCGCATCGATCGCGACCATTGGATGATGAAGGAACAGAAGGGGGAGTTCCGCAAATTGTACCGCGAGGAGGGGAGTGATCTTGCGGTGTATTATGCATTCACCGCCGACAACGGCGCCCTTGTTTCGGACAAACTCAAGGCGGGCGACAATGCGCTGCGTATCACCGCCGCCGACATCGCCGGGAACAAGGCCGTGCTCCGCGTACTTGTGCAAGCAGCTCCCGCCATACATCCCCAACCCGTCGCTTCGACACGGCCGGGTACGGTCACTGTGGCGCGTGATTTTCTCTACGGTGAAATCGTCTACACGGTAAAAGCATCGGCGCCGTTCACGAAGGTGCCTGAAGTGACGCTTGCGCAGGGATCCGAGAAGCTGCGCGCGGTTGTGCGGCTTGTGAATCCGACGCAGGCGCGTGCCGTCCTTGCGCCGCCTCCCGCTTTTGGCGGCACCGTTCGTGCGGAGCTGCACGCGGAGGTGGGCGGAAATTCTGAGACATGGTCGGAGGAGTACACCATGTTTCCCGTGTCGAGCGCGCAGGGCGGACGCATCGTGTCACCCGACGGGAAATTCCGCATGCAGTTTGTGAAGGGCGACGTCTATCGATCCCTTATCTGCACAGTCAGCGAGACGCGTGACGAGCAGGGCACGACCTACCATGTGTTTCCCGACGACATGCCACTGGGCGGCAGGCCGCGTGTGAGCATAGAGTGTGGTGACAGCAAGGGCGCGTTCATTAAGGCGCAAAGCCAACACGCCTTCTTGAAATTCGATCGTCAGGACGGCGGCGATCCCGGAGTGGTCAGCGGTGTATTCGGGAGAATGCTCGCGTCGTACAGAGTGAAACGCGACATCGAGGGACCGTCGATTGTGCTGTCGGCTCCCGCACGCGGACGTATCACGGCGCGCATCAGCGACACGAGTTCCGGTGTTGATCCGAATTCTATCGTGCTGAAAATCGGCAACGACATTGTGCCCCTCGAGTATTCCGAAGGACAGAAGTTCTACTTTGTTCCCTCCGACGTCTCGGTCTCGAAACTCAAAGGTCCTGTCACGCTGACGGCCTCTGATCTGCTGGGAAATAAACGGACTGTTGGGGGGTAG